The following proteins are co-located in the Phragmites australis chromosome 10, lpPhrAust1.1, whole genome shotgun sequence genome:
- the LOC133931352 gene encoding pentatricopeptide repeat-containing protein At4g21065-like codes for MRPSPWPTPRSVRQASQLHAFLTTSGDLLHPPSAAHLLNALANRLLPSASAPRHLRYTLSLFDQIPRPTTFLFDTALRACFRASSSRSGDEPFLFLYRRMRRGGVRTDVFTFHFLFKCCSGARTHARVCRMLHATCLRTMLPSAAPLVANPLIHMYAELGLADDTRRVFDEIPVKDAVAWTMVIGGLAKMGLLDEARKFLVQAPERNVISWTSLIAGYSRAGRAAEAVDCFNSMLSDGIVPDEVTVIAMLSACAQLKDLDFGRSLHLLVRQKGMLKSENLVVALIDMYAKCGDIVCAQEVFDAVGRGQKPHTWNAIIDGYCKIGHVDVARSLFDQMDARDVITFNSMITGYIHSGRLRDALLLFMQMRRHDLCADNFTMVSLLTACASLGALPQGRALHACIKQRLVEEDIYLGTALLDMYMKCGRVNEATIVFQRMGERDVRTWTAMIAGLAFNGMGKAALEHFCRMKRDGFQPNSVTYIAVLTACSHSSLLNEGRMYFDEMRTSHKIRPQVEHYGCMIDLLGRSGLLDEAMDLVRAMPVQPNAVIWGSILSACRVHKDIDLARHAAEHLLKLEPNEDAVYVQLYNIYIDSRQWEDASRIRRLMEEWGVKKTAGYSSITVAGKVHKFVVNDQSHPWTSEIIAMMDEIAHRLKSVGYSPITSKITMDVDEEEKEQALLAHSEKMAIAFGLISLAPNLPIHIMKNLRVCEDCHSTIKLISKLWNREIIVRDRSRFHHFRDGACSCNDFW; via the coding sequence ATGCGCCCGTCGCCATGGCCGACCCCTCGCTCCGTGAGGCAAGCATCCCAGCTCCACGCCTTCCTCACCACATCCGGAGACCTCCTCCACCCGCCCTCCGCTGCGCACCTCCTCAACGCCCTCGCCAACCGCCTCCTCCCCTCTGCGTCCGCCCCGCGGCACCTCCGCTACACGCTCAGTCTGTTCGACCAAATTCCCCGCCCCACCACCTTTCTCTTTGACACCGCGCTCCGCGCCTGCTTCCGCGCGTCCTCCTCCCGCTCCGGTGACGAGCCCTTCCTTTTCCTCTACCGCCGCATGCGCCGCGGGGGCGTGCGCACGGACGTCTTCACGTTCCATTTCCTCTTCAAGTGTTGCTCCGGCGCCCGCACCCACGCGCGAGTGTGCCGGATGCTGCACGCCACGTGCCTCCGGACCATGCTTCCCTCTGCCGCGCCGCTCGTCGCGAACCCTCTTATACATATGTACGCCGAGCTCGGGCTCGCGGACGACACCCGCCGGGTTTTCGACGAGATACCTGTGAAGGACGCGGTTGCCTGGACGATGGTGATCGGTGGGTTGGCCAAGATGGGGCTGCTCGATGAAGCACGAAAGTTCCTTGTGCAGGCACCGGAGAGGAACGTGATCTCCTGGACTAGCTTGATTGCTGGGTACTCGCGTGCCGGTCGAGCTGCTGAGGCTGTGGATTGCTTCAACAGCATGCTTTCCGATGGAATTGTGCCGGATGAGGTTACCGTGATTGCCATGCTCTCGGCATGTGCACAACTAAAGGATTTGGACTTTGGCCGCTCGTTACACTTGCTGGTCAGGCAAAAGGGTATGTTGAAGAGTGAAAATCTCGTTGTTGCGCTCATTGACATGTATGCCAAGTGTGGTGACATTGTCTGTGCACAGGAGGTCTTTGACGCTGTGGGCAGGGGGCAAAAGCCCCATACATGGAATGCTATCATTGATGGGTACTGCAAGATTGGTCATGTTGATGTTGCAAGGTCTTTGTTCGATCAAATGGATGCCCGTGATGTCATTACATTTAACTCGATGATCACTGGCTACATCCACAGTGGCCGGCTTAGAGACGCACTGCTATTGTTTATGCAGATGAGGAGACACGATTTGTGCGCTGATAACTTTACAATGGTGAGCCTTCTCACTGCTTGTGCGAGTTTAGGTGCATTGCCACAGGGTAGGGCATTGCATGCTTGCATCAAGCAGAGGCTGGTGGAAGAAGATATTTACCTTGGGACTGCACTCTTGGACATGTACATGAAATGCGGGAGGGTGAATGAGGCAACTATTGTGTTCCAGCGGATGGGTGAGAGAGACGTTCGCACTTGGACTGCCATGATCGCAGGTCTTGCATTCAATGGGATGGGTAAGGCTGCTCTGGAGCATTTTTGCCGGATGAAGCGTGATGGCTTTCAGCCCAACTCAGTTACCTACATTGCTGTTCTGACTGCATGCAGCCACTCAAGTTTGCTTAATGAAGGTCGTATGTACTTCGATGAGATGAGAACATCACACAAGATACGTCCTCAGGTTGAACACTATGGCTGCATGATAGATTTGCTTGGCCGCAGTGGGCTTTTGGATGAAGCTATGGATCTTGTTCGGGCAATGCCAGTGCAACCAAATGCTGTCATATGGGGTTCTATCTTGAGTGCTTGCAGAGTCCACAAAGACATTGACCTAGCTCGACATGCTGCAGAGCATCTTCTGAAGCTAGAGCCTAATGAGGACGCTGTCTATGTCCAGTTGTATAACATATACATAGACTCTAGACAGTGGGAAGATGCATCAAGAATCAGGAGATTGATGGAAGAATGGGGAGTTAAGAAGACAGCTGGTTACAGCTCGATTACTGTGGCTGGGAAGGTGCACAAGTTTGTTGTTAATGACCAATCACATCCTTGGACATCAGAGATCATCGCAATGATGGATGAAATTGCACACAGGCTAAAGTCTGTGGGTTATTCTCCGATCACGTCAAAGATAACAATGGatgttgatgaggaagagaaagaacaagCACTTTTAGCACACAGTGAGAAGATGGCCATTGCTTTTGGCCTCATTAGTCTTGCACCAAACTTGCCGATTCATATCATGAAGAACCTGAGGGTCTGTGAGGACTGCCACTCTACAATCAAGTTAATTTCCAAGCTTTGGAACCGGGAAATCATTGTTAGAGACCGGAGCAGGTTCCACCATTTCCGTGATGGAGCATGCTCTTGCAATGATTTTTGGTGA